Proteins co-encoded in one Bacillus sp. FSL H8-0547 genomic window:
- a CDS encoding BrxA/BrxB family bacilliredoxin: MSMAYEEYMRQMVKPMRAELTNAGFQELTAEEDVKAFMEKAQGTTLVVVNSVCGCAAGLARPAATQAVMQAENAPDHLVTVFAGQDKEATAAMRGYFEGYEPSSPSMALLKGDKVVHFIPRHEIEGNTIENIMENLISAFDSAK; encoded by the coding sequence ATGTCAATGGCATATGAAGAATACATGCGTCAAATGGTGAAACCAATGCGTGCAGAGCTGACAAATGCAGGGTTTCAGGAATTAACGGCTGAAGAAGATGTGAAAGCGTTTATGGAGAAGGCACAAGGCACGACTCTTGTAGTAGTCAACTCTGTCTGCGGCTGTGCAGCAGGACTTGCAAGACCGGCTGCAACTCAGGCGGTTATGCAGGCTGAAAATGCGCCGGACCACCTTGTGACGGTGTTTGCAGGGCAGGACAAAGAAGCTACGGCTGCAATGAGAGGCTACTTTGAAGGGTACGAACCATCTTCTCCCTCAATGGCGCTTTTAAAGGGAGATAAAGTTGTTCACTTTATCCCTCGTCATGAAATCGAAGGAAATACGATCGAGAACATTATGGAAAATCTTATCAGTGCCTTTGACTCAGCTAAATAA